CTAAATTAATATTTGCACCCACtaagttaatatttgttgaacagcTTAGGACAGTACCTGGTAAACTGGTAAGAGCTACTAcgtgtttcaaataaataagcagaaataAGTGAGACTCCCATCTTAGTCCTCCTTTGCCTATTTCCTTGGTGCAGAGTATTACCACCCCCGCAAGGGCACtactgggccttttttttttttttttttttttttaagattttacgtattcattagagacacacagaggcaggctccatgcagggagcctgatgtgggactcgattcccggactccaggatcatgccctgggttgaaggcaggcactcaactgctgagccacccaggcatcccaactggGCCTAATTTTGATTTTGGTCTCCCCAGAGGAGGTAGAAGCATTCAATGGAGAGAAGTAGACCTGATAAGAACACCTACACCCCCACTGAGACATGTCTATACCTCTTCTCCAcaggtgcacacatacacacacacacccctaaagACAGGGGTGTCATTCATTCACCCAGCAACTATTTAGTGCCTACTCTGGGCCAGGTGGCAGAATCTAAGTACTGAACATTTAATTATGGACTTCATGAAGCTTATTTTTTAGTGTGTGTAAGGAGCGGAGAAGCAAGGAGATTGTCAGGGGGACAGAAATcaatatatactaaaaaaaaaaaaaaaaaaatcccttaaaatgCATCTTCCTCTCTAGCTTTGCCTTAGGTACCCTGAGATGGGTAGATCCCATCCAAGAGGTTAGAGAAGATGGTGGGGTAACCTGGCTCTTCTAAACAATGATTGGAAAATCCCCTCTAGCAAGAAAAGTAGGGGAGGGAGTTAAGGGCTAGGTTAATGGTTACCCCTGGCAAACTGTTGAGCAATGAAGCTATGGAAACCTGGAAGAGACCATCACAACTCTAAGGCGTGTCAGGGAGGGACACACCTTCCAATCTGGGGTGAAAAGAGATTAGGGACTGGTTTACCAAgacaaggaaggggagagagtgaAAAAAGAAGCCATCCTTCGAAGGAAAGGGTAGATACTGAGATAGGAGAAAAGCAGGGATAAGGAGATGAGACCAGAGAGAAAATTCTCTGAGGCAGGATTTGGGGGTGCAGCCCAGGAGGCACTGCTGGATAGTACCAAGAGAGGGCAGCATTATCTGTCATCTGGGAAATTAAGGCAAAATACCTTGTGGGTAGCCATGCCAGCCAGCCAAAGTCAATATTGATGATCAAGCCAGCTCTAGCCATAAAGCTGTAGGAGAGGAAAAGCGGCAGAGAAAAAGCTGCCAAAACCTGTTTGAGCTCAGGGCTGGCCCCATTTGTCTGAGGCATCTCCCAGAAGGGAGATCTATGTGGGGCAGATTCTCTGATGGACATCGATCAACTAGAGCAGAAAAGGACCCTAAGAATAGGGCTGCTTTGGCCTCCTTTCCTCAGACAAGGGGTCCTGTGTGCAGAAAATGAGGGTCACCCATGGAGGAGAACCCCCCCcgccatgcatacacacactcaaGGAATCATTCTACAACCTTATAGGACTTTACTATTCAAGGGAACAAATACAATATATCTCTtctctggggaggagagagataGGCCTTCTCCCAGGGAGAAGAAAACCCACAGAAGAGGAAGTAGGAAAGGAAACCACTAACTGCTGGCTTCCAGCAGCACGTCTCTCACTCCACCCAAGTCCTGCCCCAGGTCTCCCTTCCTTTACGTGTCAAAGCCTGTTTTGCTCCTCTCCGTCCTTGCACTCCACCATGTTTTTTCTGGAGCTGTAGATCTCTTGTTAGACAGCAGTggtgaggaaggaagagaaggtatGGTAGGGTAGAAGAGAGATTCAAGATATGGAGGCTGGAATATGTCCAGTTTGGAGGACATATCATTAAGCCATTTTCAGCAGATCATCAGGAGTTGCCAGAACCTCCAAAATCAAGCTACTCTTCCTCTACCTCCCTacttctgtgtctgtgcctccGGGGACTCCACTTACATTATTCCGTttgatctttgctttttttctttcatgaaaggACTAGCTACCATTCCCATCCAGGATCAGTGCAGCTCCTATTCTAGGGCTACAATATCCCTgtttccccccgccccccccattcTATCTTCAACCTATCAGTGAGAAAAGGGCAAGGGTCACAGGAAGGGGCCTGGAATGGGGGCAAGCGTGGAAGTGTTCAAGCTAAGGAGGCCAGTGAGGAGGAGCAGACCTCCCCCAGCGATGAGGCCCTTTGGCTTGTTTCCCTAGCAGAAGGACTGGTGGTCTCTCTTCCCATCCCCTGCCCTAACCTTTCAATACTCTCTTCTCCCAATCTCAGTCTCCACTTCCAAGTCCCTGTCCTGCTGGAGTCTGGAAGGACCatggaaaaaggaataaacaatCATCTTCATATTCTAAAATTCCCTCCCTGGGCCCTCACGGGCTTGACCAAGCTGTTGGTGTGGTTTCTTGGGTGAGGGTGGAGTGGGAGTGTCTCCTGATTAACgcagcagggaaactgaggcagtaaaaaaaaagtcctgtgtTCAAGGAGACTGGTGGAGAAACACGGAGGTTCCAGGATTCCCTCTCCTTAGCACCCCCATCTCTTACTCTCTAGGAGACCCAGAGGCTCTCCCTCTCGACCCACTCCCTAGATCGTTGAGTCCCGcccccctcctgtcccctccccaggtTCAGGGCGGAGCCGGTCGGTGAGTCAGCGGCTCCCTGATCTACCCTGGGAGGGGATAGAGCCGGAGGGGCTGGGTGTGGGGTGCGCTGGGCCGTTGGGGAGGCCGTGGGTGTGTGAGCGGGTCTCATCGGGCTCGTGTGGCGCTGAAGGGACTGCCCTAGGTCTGGGGGACAGACTCCCTGCTTGTGAGACCCGCCTTCCTTGGCCCGGGCCCCTCCCAGTTCCCCCAGCGCCGCCGCTTCCTGGTCCCCGTCGCAACCATGGCTGAAGAACAACCTCAGGTTGAACTGTTCGTGAAGGTAGGAACACTGTCTCCCTCCTAGGCCAGTGTCCCGATCCCTGGAAGGCACCTCTCACCTCTCCCCAGTTCCAGCTTTAACTCCCCAGTCCCTTCCCACCTAGACCCCCTGCCCAGCCTCAGGTGCAATCTTGGGTGTGCCTTTATCGCGGGGGTGGTCGGGCCGGGAAGGCGATTGTGCCAGCGGGTGATGAGAATTCTGTGCACAACCCTGAAAAGTTTGTACGAGTGCAAGTTTCCAGCAGCCTAAAGGGCCGGAAGGTAGGGAGAAGGGAGGGTTCCCAACAGTTGAGAATATTgtggaggaggtgggtgggaaccAGCTGATGGGAAGACGGAGAGAAGGGGGCACTGAAACCCAACAGGATttgggagggtcagagggaaggAAACATTGGGACAGGTGGTCCTGGGAGAAGACCAGATTGTGTGTCTTGGGGGAGACTTGGAgaaatgtgagtgtgtgtgtgcacgcgcgtgtgTTTGGCAGGGCTGGTTTCAAGGAAGAGGGTGTGGTGAGAGAGGCCGAGAGGAAATCCTCGGGGGTGGACTGGTGAGGTGGAAGGAGATGGGAGAATGAGAGTGGAGTTCTAGCAGCGGGGCTggagagggggtgggtggggaagggtCCCCGGGACTGGGAAGCGAGAGACTGGGAGGTGGCAAGCTGGGAGTTTAGCTGGGGCTACCATGAGGGTAGGTGGGGGAGGGATCAGGAGGAGATCTGGGCTAGGTTGTTGAGGGCTTGGGGTtttagaaacaggaaaaagagagCCACCCCaactctgtcctctctctctgggtgtggaTGAGGAACAGTGGTCCTTTGGCCCTTGGAGATGAAAGCGCAGACAGCGGACTTCACTCTTTCTGCTCCGCTCCCCTCCCTGCTGCAGGGGCGTTCTTCCCCAAGCCTGGATCTCATCTCTgtacctccctctctgtgtagGCCTCCTGGTTTGCACATTCTCCCCACCCTTTACTTTCCTGCCGCCTTTCTTTCCACTTACCCCCCTTTGTTTGTCCTCCTTTGTGCGGTCCTGccactttctccctcctttctgctTGGGGCTTCTAGGGAAGCCTTTCCCGGGCCCAGCCTTGCCTGGCGCCTGGGTCCACCCACCCCCCCTTAGGTGTGGTCCCCACCTCACTCACACTCAGCCTCAAGGGCTGTTTTTATTCCTGGGTGGGGCTGCGCTACAGATTCTGGCCTTGGGTCCAGTGTGAGGAGAGTTATCTGGAGCTGGGGGCTGTGTGCTGGGAGACCCCACAAGTAGTGCGTGGGGAAGAGGAAGGTGGCCCTCCGTTGCCCAGGCCTCTCAGCCTCCCtggtccctgcccccactccttgCCAGGAAGGAAGCTGCTGAGGCCAGAGACTGCGAGACAGCCTGAGATGAATCACCCTCAGCCTAGGGGGAGGTCCCTTGGGGGATGAGGTCACCACCTGCCAATTAGAAGGCAGCCCCCCTCTGCAAAGCCCACTACATCTTTAGGGTGAGGCTCTGGGCCCCTTGACTCCCCACCCAGCTGCCAAAAACAGCTTGAGTGGAGGTGTAGAGAACCAGAACTCTGGCTTCCAAAGCGGTCATACCTTGCCCATTCACAGGCTCTATTCGATTCAGGAATCCAGGCCTCTCTCTAGCCTACAACCCTGGCCTCACCAAAGTCTCTCTACAGACTTTAGGATTAAATTTTTGTgggtaaagtgcttagaatagcaTGTAAAACTACATTACTATTTGTCTGCTCTCTCTAGGGTCCAGATCCTCCCAAGTTCTCCCCAACCCAGTCCCTCTGCCTACTTCCCACCTGTCCTGAACTCTCTGGGGAGCCAGAAGCTGACCTCTGCCCTAGGTTTGCTCCACCTCCAGAGTGGAGAGCCCatgtctggggggtggggagctttTAGTAGTGAGCTGCTTGTCCTGACTAGGCAGAGAACGCTAGATCTGGGAGTAGGCGGTGTAGAGAATGGCCTGGGGTAGGTTGGGTGTACCAGGCCTAACCTTGGGATGGGGGTTGCTTTTCAGGCCGGCAGTGATGGGGCCAAGATTGGGAACTGCCCCTTCTCCCAGAGACTGTTCATGGTACTCTGGCTCAAAGGAGTAACCTTCAACGTAACCACTGTTGACACCAAGAGGTGGGCCAATTTCTGTTCCTCTGAACACCCctcatgtacacacatatgcacacacacgctCACCCATCCTCCTCGTCCTTTCATCCTGCACTGTTTTGCCCTCCCTCCATCCAGAGctcctttttctttccacatCCCTCCATTtcccctctctgcttctccctgaccCCCTTTTCCTGTCCTGATGCCTGACCTCTTCTCCAGGCGGACCGAGACAGTACAGAAGCTGTGCCCAGGAGGGCAGCTCCCATTCCTTCTGTATGGCACTGAAGTACACACAGACACCAACAAGATTGAGGAGTTTCTGGAGGCAGTGCTGTGCCCTCCCAGGTACAAGGGCACTTGAAAGGAAGTGGTGGGTAGCTGGGAGACTGTAGGAAAGAGAGAGGTTGTAGAACTGGAAAACAGAAATGGTGGTGGGGTGGAGCAGGGGAGCTGAGGTTCTCAGCAAAAGATATCTTATCCTGTTTCTCCCACTGGCTTTCAGGTACCCCAAGCTGGCAGCTCTGAACCCTGAATCCAACACGGCTGGGCTGGACATATTTGCCAAATTTTCTGCTTACATCAAGAATTCAAACCCGGCACTCAATGATAGTGAGTCTTAAGGGTTGGAGGCCAGGGTCCTAGGAGGAATGGAGAAGATCCAAGGATTGGATCTGGAAATCCCAATATCAGGGAGATGGAGCAGCTATTGGCAcactctccctgcctcccaccccagcccccttaTTTTTGCTTTAACCCCATATTTCCTTGCATTTTCATTGGCTGTGACTTAAGCTTCTCTCGTTTGTCACCTAGCCTCTCCTCCCCCACTAGGACATTAGTTAGGTTGGTTGATGGCCTGTTTTCATGCTTAAGAATAGTAACTCTTGATCCAGACGACCTGAGTACAAACACTACAAGCTATGTAACTTTGGGCAGTTCATTTAATCTCTCTATAAATCCATTTCTagatctataaaatgaggataacaatgCCTGTTTATTTCATGGGTTGattcagtgagtttctgtatggGAAGTGCTTAGAATAACTCATGGAAAACTAACTGTGTTTTTGTCAGATGTTATTAGTTTGGTATTAGTATTCATTAGTATTCATTTGGCTCACCATTGGTAttcattcaccaccacccccccacacacacacactccccaggCCCTCCTGGACTATGTCACTCCCCTAATGTTCTTACAAATTCCCCTTTCTTGCACAGATCTGGAGAAGGGGCTCCTGAAAGCCCTGAAAGTTTTAGACAATTACTTGACATCCCCCCTCCCAGAAGAAGTGGATGAGACCAGTGCTGAGGATGAGGGCATCTCACAGAGGAAGTTTCTGGATGGCAATGAGCTCACTCTGGCTGACTGCAACCTCTTGCCAAAACTCCACATAGTACAGGTGGGTGGTCATTGTAGGAGCAGAGAGTGGCCACTGGAATGGCTCCTTCAGAAGCTCCCACACTGGTTTCCCATGACAACCA
The Canis aureus isolate CA01 chromosome 7, VMU_Caureus_v.1.0, whole genome shotgun sequence genome window above contains:
- the CLIC1 gene encoding chloride intracellular channel protein 1 — translated: MAEEQPQVELFVKAGSDGAKIGNCPFSQRLFMVLWLKGVTFNVTTVDTKRRTETVQKLCPGGQLPFLLYGTEVHTDTNKIEEFLEAVLCPPRYPKLAALNPESNTAGLDIFAKFSAYIKNSNPALNDNLEKGLLKALKVLDNYLTSPLPEEVDETSAEDEGISQRKFLDGNELTLADCNLLPKLHIVQVVCKKYRGFSIPEVFRGVHRYLRNAYAREEFASTCPDDEEIELAYEQVAKALK